CTCATTTTGCACGGCGGCTGCTTCGATGGCCTGAACGTTTTCGTACGCGTGGCATTGATTGGAGCCTGAAAGCGCGAATTGCTCGGTGTTAAAGGTCGGGCCGTCGACTGCGGGAAGGATTGAAACGCCGCCGCGGGTCAGTTTGTTCATCTGGTAATAAGGATAATAGGATGCGTTCTTCCATACATGCGCGCCGTTAAAAGCAAGAGCGTTTCGAATGCCGCCGGTCATGCAGCCGATCTTGATACGGTCCGCGTGGCGGAGGAAAGTCAGCATCACCGATGCCATGGCAAGGGCGTTGAGCATTTGATGGGAGCTTGGTCTGCGCTCGACATAATGCTCCGGGTCGTATCTCGTGAAGACATTGTCCCTGGGAGCAAACTGGGCGTAGCTCTTGGTTACGTCCTGCCAGCCTCTGCGCCCGAAGAGAACCTCGCTCTGTCTGCCGAAGCTCGCGCCGTATTCGTCGAAGGAGATGTACATTTTTTTGGGCGTACGCAGCTTGGTCTGCAAATAATCGCAGACGGCGACGGTGGTTTTAATGTACTCCTCCAAGACCGAGGAGATGTTGAGATAGGCCGCAATGTCTCCCTCCGGTGCGGAGTGGTAATGGTGCAGGGAGACGTAGTCGACCGATTCGTAGCACTGCTCGAGCGCCGCCATTTCCCATTCGGGGAAATGCTTGTGATGGTCGGAGGTACCGGCAAAAACAGTTTCAGCCTGGTTGTCGATCCATTTGACCATCTTGGAAATCTCATGGGTCCGAATGCCGAAGCCGACAGGGTCTTTCTCCCAGGAGCCGATCTGCCAATGGCCGTCCATTTCGTTCCCGAGATACCAGGTTTTGATCGGATAGGGGTCCGAATGCCCGTACTTCCTGCGCAGGTCGGACCAATACGTGCCTCCGGGATGCCGGGAATACTCCACCAGGTGCGCGGCGCTTTTGATCCCTTCCGTACCGAGATTGATGGTGTACATCGGATCGGTGTTGACCCGCTTCGTCCACTCCAAATATTCGTCATGGCCGATAATATTCGGCTCGATCTGGAACCAAGACAGGTCCAGCTGTACCTTGCGGTTCTCGACCGGTCCGATGGAATCCTTCCAGTCCCAGCCCGAAACCCAGTTCCCCCCGGGAAAACGAAGGGCCGGAAGATCAAACTCCTTTACCGCGTCGATGACATCCCGCCGAAAACCCATGTCGTCCGCGGCCTGGTGCTTGGGATTGTAAATACCTCCGTAAACCCAGCTGCCGATCGGCTCAAGAAACGCGCCGAACAGACGTTTATCCACTTTGCCGATTTTATAATCCGGATGTACCGTAACGCTCGCCTTTTTCATCAAATGACCCTCCTTTCTCGATTCGGCGGCTGCTCCCGCTTTTGTGCGCTTCTGTTCGTCCATCGACGGCTTTAATCGGGAACGCTTTCATGCTTTGGCTTTCGGACGTATGGAATCGCCCTGTGGTGTTCTTGCTCGACGGCCGGCGTGTCTACCGTCTTGATTCCCTTGAGAAAATAATCCAGGAATTCTCCCATGATATCCGTTACAAGCCTGCCCCCGAACGCATGCACGGCTCCCGGTATCAAATACATCATGACCGGTACGCCCGCTTTTTCCAGGGCATTTCGCAGAAGTCTTGAATGTTCGGGGGATACCGAAGGGTCCTCCGATCCATGGAGGATGAGAAACGGCGGCTCGCCGCCGTTGATGTACGTCAAGGGACTCGCCGCCGCTGCAAGGCCCAGTCCCTCTTTCGACGTTACTGGCGCTCCGAGCAGTTCGGCGGCGCCATTATTTGGCTTCTCCTCTTTGTCTTGATAGGATAACGGCAGACTTGTTGGCCCGCACATGTCGACCACGGCCTGTACGCTGTAATCTCCCTCAGCGGTTTCCCAGTCTCGTTTGCCTGCGGATACCCCCAGCAGTGCACTCAAATGTCCTCCCGCGGAATCTCCGGATACCGCTATCGTTTCTCCATTATATCCGTATTGTCCTGCATGCTTTTTCAAAAACAGCAGCGCCTCTTTCAGATCCAGCATCTGGGTTGGAAATTGTCCTTCGTCGCTGTACCGGTAGTCCACCGCCGCAACCGCATACCCTTTCTCCAGCATCGGCATGGCAAGGTTCCATGTCCGGTTCAGTTCCTTCCAGCCGCCTCCATGAATCCACATGATCAGCGGAGGATTTTTTTCCTCGGGAAGAAAAAGATCCAAATACAAGGTACGGGTTTCCGCTTGTTTGTACGGTATGTTTCGATATTCCTTCATCATCGCACCTGCTTTTCCAAATTCATGCAGCCCTAACCGGTTCCCCGCAGAATCCGGACGACTTCCCGCATGTCAAAGCAACTGGGCCAACTTCTTTTTAAACGGGATCAGGCCTTGATGGCGCCGATCAGCATACCTTTGACAAAGTGTCTTTGCAGAAACGGAAATACAAACATGACCGGGAGCATCGTTACAATGACCGCCGCCATCTTCATCCCTTGCGAAAACTGCTCGGTTTGCACGTTCGAAACATTCATCTGCGCACTGATCTGGGAATCGATCACGATCGACCGTAAAGCAAGCTGCAGGGGAACCAGATCGCCTCTTCGGATGAAAATCATCGCATTAAACCATTCATTCCAGCGGTCCACCGCGTAGAACAAGATGATGGTCGCGATGATCGGCATGGATAAAGGCAGGATGATTTTAAACAGGATCCGCCATTCGCCCGCCCCGTCAAGCTTGGCCGACTCCATAAGCGAGATCGGCAGCGTCGTGAAATAGTTCATCATAATGATTAAATAAAAGGAATTCACGCCATAAACAAGCACGACCGACCAGATCGTATTAATCAAATGCAGCTGCTTCATTAACAGATACAGCGGGATAATACCGCCGTTAAACAGCATCGTAACCGCAACAAAATAGACGAGAAACCGCTTAAACGGAAAATCGGGCCTACTGAGTCCGTATGCCATGCTGGTCGTCAGGAACATATTGATCGGCAATCCCAATCCGAGGATCAGCAGCGTCGTTCGAAAACCGATCCATATGCGTCCGTCGGCAAAAAACGCCTTGTAGTTTTCAAACGTAACGGTGCTTGGGATTAATAACAGCGTTGTTTTCAGGTATTCCTGCTGGGTTGCAAAAGATGTCGCAACCACGTTGATAAACGGTAATATGATGGCGGCGGCAAAGGATGTGAGGATGACGAGCAGAATAATATCCAACGATTGCAGCTTGTTGTTTCTTTTGCCGCTCCGATAACCTTTTTTCAGTAAGGGTCTGGCCTCTTCCATAGTCACATCCCTTTCCCGCATGTACTCGTTATGTCCGAACCGATTTCTTCGCGGACGGAAAAAGACCTTCCGAGCCCAGCCATTTACAGACGCGGTCGGCGAACAGCAGCAGCGCCAGGTTGATGACGGCTCGAAACAAGCTTACCGCGCTTGAAAACGAGAAATCGGCAGCGGACTGAAACGTAACCCGATAAATATACATATCCAGGATTTCGCCGGCTTTGGCGGTTGCCGCATTGCTGAGGTTAAAAATCTGGTCGAAGCCGGCCGTCATCAGATTGCCGACGGTTAAAATCAGCATCACGACAATCGTGCTTTTAATCCCCGGAAGCGTGATATACCACATCGTCTGCATCCGGGTCGCACCGTCGAGCTGGGCGGATTCGTACTGTTCCGTTTCAATGCCTGCAATCGCCGCCAGAAAGATGATCATGCTCCACCCCGACGACTTCCAGTTGTCCGTCACATACAACAAGGGCTGGAATATTTTCGCCGATCCGAGGAAATTGACCTCATGCCCGCCCAGCATTTTGATGATCCCGTTTACGATCCCCTGCGTATCGAGCGAGTTGATCATGACGATGGAGACGATAATCCAGGACAAAAAGTGGGGGAACGTATAAATGGTTTGGATCACCTTCTTATATCGGCCCAGCCGCAATTCATTCAGCATTAAGGCTAAAATAATCGGAAGCGGAAACTCGAACAGGATACGGCCTGCGTTAATCCACAGCGTCCTCCAGACCGATTCCATAAAAGCCGGATCCCGAAAAACATAGTCGTAATTGACGAATCCGACCCAAGGACTGCCGAAAATCCCGAGATTGGCTTTATAGGTTTTGAACGCCAAGAATAACCCGTACATCGGAATATAAGCGAAAATGACATACCATACGATGCCCGGCAGCATCAGCTGGTAGCTTTCTCTTGACTTCCATATCCGGCGTATTAAAGAGGCTTGATTCTTCTCGATCAAGGACGCCTTCTTCTTTTCCGCGATTATATTTTCCATATCTCAACTCCTTCTGCCGTCCTGCCCCCCGTCACTTGGCAAGCTTAGCATTCAATTCATCCAGAACCGGCTGTATGAGCGGCATCTTCGATTTCACCCAGTTTTGCCAGTTGGCTTCGATATCGCCCGGCATCGTGACTAGGTTGGCATATTCGGTATCGTAATCGAATTGGGCCCTTCTCATCGCCGGCGAATCGTAGGTGTATAAATCCCAGTCCACTTTCGGGAAGGTGTCGGGAGTGCCCATTTTAACCCGATCCGCATAAAGCTGCTTGGATATATCCCTGACTCTTTGGTCGTAATTGGGATTGTCGAAAGCGAAATCGTCAAACAAAATCATGCTGCCCAAAAGATACCCGTTGGACGGATATTTGCCGGTTGTACCTCCAAGCGGCTTGCCTTCTTTAACCGGGTCGTAGAGCGATTTTACTTTGCCGCTGCCGTCATACGTCCAATCGACGTCTTTCAATCCCATATTCGTGATGATATCGCCCTCCGGCGTGGAATTATAATCGAGAATATCCATATAGCGGTCGAATACGTCATCCGACAGGTTCGGATTAAAGATGACGGTTCCCCAGTAATTAATGAGGTCCGTCTGGTGATAATGTCCGTCATCTCCCAGAACGGTTGCCATATCGATGTTTTGATAAGGATCAAGCTTCGTATTCGTCTTGAAATCGTCGTAATAAGTCTGCAGATTGGATGTCGGAGCCTGGGTGAAAACAGCTCCTGCAGTCCCGTTTACGTTAAAGTAAGAGCCATGCTCCTGATTTTTCACCGTGTAAAAATTTTTGCTCAGCACGCCGGAACGGTAAGCTTCGGAGAGCAGCTTTAGCCCGTTTAGCGTATCCGGAGAAGCGCCGCCCCATTTATACTTGCCGTCTTTATCTTTGTAAAAGCCCTGGTAATAGGTGCTGTTTCTTCCCACAAACAGATCGACCGCCGAAGCGGTATCCTCGGCAAGCGGAATTAATTTGGCGCCCGCATGACCGGGATCCTTTTCCTTGATCAGTTTGCCATACTGAATGATCTCGGAGGTCGTATAAGCGGACTTCACCGGGAAACCTACCGCTTTGGCCCAATCTGTGCGCAGATACAGGGACGGATGGTTCGGCAGCGGATCACCGGGCAAATTATGCATAAAACGCGCTCTCGGAAGGAAATAAGTCCCGCCGAACTTTTTTTCCATTTCGGGTCCGAGCGACGTTTCATTATAAACCGCCGCTACGTTCGGCCAGCGCGTTTTCCAGTCGTCGGGAAGCTTCTTGAGCAGTCCCTGTTCGACAAAAGAAGCCGCATCCGGATAATTGAAATTATAAACCGCAACATCCGGCATATCGCCCGAGTTGATCCATATCCTAAGATTTTGGTCCCAGTTGTCCCAGTTCAGCGCGGATACCTTCATGTCGTAATTGAACTTCTGCGAGTAATACTTGGCCAAGGCGTCGCCCTTGGTGTAATCGACTCCGTCAATTGCCTGCACGGACGCATAGGTGAAGCTGACATGCTTGGATAAGTCGATCGCCGACTTCCCGTTTTGAGCTTGCGTTTTCCCCTCGTTCCCGTTCCCCGATTTACCGCTGCATGCCGCCATGCCAAGCAGCATCGGCACGGCAGTTGCGACAAGACACACGGTTTTCATCCGTTTCTTCATGCTTTGAACCCCCCGTCATTGTTCAATTTTGACCCGCAGTCATTCTGGGATCGATGCTGAAGCGCGCTTTCTTGTCGTTCAAATCGGCAATCGGACCGGCCATGCGGTTTCCTTGTACGTCGTTTCCGAAGTAATCGGTGTTTACCTTTGAATCCGCCCTTACCTTGGGGGCTCCCGACTTGAACGCAACCTCCATCGTTAAATCATCGCTGTTGATGGTAATGTCGGCCTCATACATACACCCGCTTAAGTCAAAATCGCAAAACTCCTGCCATGTCGCCAGGTCCAGGCACATTTCCGGTTCCGGGTACATCACGCGCAGGAACCCTCCCGGCATCTTCGCATAGGCATTTCCCTCGGCTTCATTGTGCCGGTTAGGCAGGATAATGGCGGCTTCGCCGCAGTTATAGAACAGGTTGTTGAACAATTTATTCTCCCTGGAGGTCCCCCCGCGCTTCGAAATTCGAAAAGCGACCACTTTGGCAAAGAAGCCGGCTTTTTGGCAATTGCCGATCAGGTTATTGACCATTCTGAGCCGGTCCGTGCCTTCAAGGTAGATGCCGTAGCCGTTCTTCACGGTCAGCTCCGTATTTTTGTACCAGCCTGACGAGCCCGGCTCAGCAGGCACCGCATTCCGGTCGTATCTTCCTTCGACGTTCCACAAAATATTGTTGTCGATCAGGTTTTCTTTATCGCGGGTCATTTCAATAAAGATATGTTCCCTGGAATCGATCCCGTCAAGGAATAGATTTGAAGTGATGCGGCAGTTTTCATTGCCAACGTCAAGCCACAGCGCGTCGCAGCCATAGCATTTTTTGATGACGTTTCGCCGAATGAGCGCATCGATCGCGTTATGGAGCTTAATGCCTCCCGCTTCCCACGAAAGCTCCATGCGCTGCCAGCCCGTTCCGACGATGTTGTTATCCTCGATCAGCAGGTTCGTCGATCCGATTCCGGCAATCCCGCACACGCCCGCATCCCGAATCGTATTTCGCCGGATAATCGTATTCCCTTTGATCTGCCCATCGATCGGCGTATGATGCCAGCATTCGTTCCCGCAATCGATGCCTACCGTGTTAGACCAATCGATGACGCAATCTTCGATGATCCAATGGTGCCCCCTGTAACAGGAAAGGGAACCGCGCTGCGGTACCGGCGCGCCCGTAGCCGCATGTGCCAAAGTCAGCCCTTTCACCCGTATGTAAGACAAGAAAGGAACTTTAGGAGCAAAGCACTGCTCGCGGCTGCTCAGCTCGACCGTATGATTCCGCGGATCGTCGTCGCCGGCAAGCCGGATATGCACCTTTTGTCCGTTCGCCTCCACCCAGTAGGCGTTTTCATTTTGGGCCAGCTGATAATAGAGGGGGACTTGACGCATCGGTTTGCCATCGATAAATACCATGCCCCTGCGATTCAGGTAGGGCGTCATATCGGTTTTGTCAAACTCGATAAAAAGTCTGTCATGGATGATATTCACGGCGCAAAACGGATTATAGCCCTTAAAATCGTCGGGATTCAGCTCGATTTCCCATACCTTGATCCCATCGGGGATGACGGTATTGTCCCTCGGTCCCCTGCGCAGGTTCCACCCTTCGCTGGGCTTGAAGCCGTTCACCTCGACGGAGGCTTTCACGATCACTTCTTCTCCTTCGCAAGCCTCGTAGCTGATCATCCTCTCCGGGCTTTCGCCGCCTACAGCCGGCTGTACCGTCTCGCGATAGACGCCTCCGTGAATCAATACCCTTGTGCCCGGTGTCGCCGCCTGTGCGGCTGCGTTGATGGTCTTAAACGGTTTTAACGCGGAGCCGCAGTTATCGTCCGATGCCTGCGGATGCCGGTTGTCCACATGAATTTCACGATCATAAGCAGATTCAGTCTCCCAGAACGGAAACATTCGCCCGTCCGGAAGCTGGGCGGTAAAATCCTTCTCTTTTGTCACGGTACCGATGTCTGTTCGCATGCCCTTCATCCTTTCGTTATTCATTGGTATCTAGGGAAAACGCTTTCAAAACGATGGGTCAAAGCTTGTACGACGACTGAACCGTGTTTGCTGTTCATTTCAGCCCGCGCTGAGAGCTGCAGCGGAACCGCCGGTCCTTTCGCGGTCCTCCTGATCCGGAGGCGCAGCGGACTGTGCGCTTCGCGTTCATGCACGTCTTAAATGTAAGGGCGCTCGACCGTTCGCGCAACAAATACCTTTCTTCCCGCAAACCGTATTCAAATGAAAGGGCCGGCCGAGGAAAACGGTTAAGCGGGTGTTGTTCCATACGGCATGGATAAAGCCGGTGAACAGCACGGCGGCAGGCAAACTTTTTTCTCCGGACGAACCTGATTCGCCTTGCCCGGAACCGTTAGGGAACCAGCCGCAAGCGCTATTCCTTCTTCCGCATACGGTATTCGCCCGGCGTCAGGCCGGTCACTTTCTTGAAGGTTCGCCGGAATGAGATGGGACTCGTATAGCCCGACATCTCCGCGATTTCCTGGACGGAACGATCGGTATTGACCAACAGCCCGCAGGCATGCTCGATGCGGAGGTTAATGACGAAATCGACGAAATTGATCCCGAATTCATCCTTGAACAGCCTGCTGATATATTTGGGATTTATTTCGAAGCGGCGGCCGAGAAGATCCAGGGACAAGGACAGGTCGGAAAAATGGCGGACGACGAAGCTTCGGATTTGTTCCAATTGGGCCCGGTGATGACGGGTTTCCCGCACGCTGTCCATATGGGAGAAGACCGCCTCCGCCACCTCGTCGGCCATCTCTTCGGCTTCATCGACCGTCTCGGCTTCCTCAAGCCTGTATTCCTCCAACGTGGGGGAATTTGCATTTCGGTCACACGCAGCGCCTATCTCCTGCTCCAGCTGGATGACGAGGTCCTTGACGATCTGTTTCAACGACTCTTGATCGATCCGGTCTCTGCGCATCGCTTCGAACAGGCCTCGGAGCTTGAGCCTCGTGTCCTGCCTGGACACTCGAAGCGCTTCGGCGACCGAACGGGTGAGCGTAAAGTAGCGGCTGATCGGAACCGTCTCGCCCGAAATTTCCACAGCCTCGATCACCCGGTTTATGCCGTGCGCCGCTTTATACTGCAAGGCGCGGATCGCCTCGGCATGGCTTGCCCCCAGGTCGTCCGCATGCATAACGTCATGGCCGACCCCTATCGTGACCGTATACCGGAGATTGGCGTGAACCCACTCCACGATTTTCGCGTATAAAATTCGGGCGTCAACATCCGATGGCTGCGCGACGATGCAGGCCAGCTGCCGGCTGTTCGTCCATTCCGCCCAATTCGCGAGGCGATGCTCCTGCAGCATCTCCTGAACCATCGACTTCAGCACATATTTCAACAGCTCCTGATCCCGTTGGGAATATTTTTCAACGAATTGGCTAAAATGATCGATTCCGATGACGATGACCGTAAACCGGCTGTCGGGCAATATCTTGTTCAACCGGTTATGAGCGGACTTCCAGCTGTCGCCGAACCGCTTCGTTCCGTCCAGCAAGTCGCGGAAAAATCGATGCTCGGCCAGCTCCCGGCTTTCGAGCGATCGGTCGATCAGCGTATGAATCACATGCTCGATATATTTCATTTCGTTTGGAAAGCCGCGCGTGATCCGAACCGCTTCCTTGCGCGTGAACTCGTCAATCAAGGATGTAATGGCCCGAACGGGCCTGTAATTGCGGTATGTGGCATAGACGATCCCGGCAATGCCGAACAGCGAAGCGAGCACCATCACCATCATCCACAGCTTCGGCACCGTATTGTAGATGATCGGCGCTTTCCGGTCGAGCCACCGGATGCTGTAGGTCCAACCCGTATACGAAGAGACCGTTTCCGCAACTGCCTCGTTCTTCCCGCTTCCCGTCGTGCCGACGATCGGTTGACCGTCCTTGTCCGTGATCCGTACATACGGGTAATTGGAGCCGGTCAATTGCTCGATGAAGCTTCCGAGCGAAGCAAGCTTAATATTGATGACCAGCATGCCTGAGTCCGAAGGCGATGGAAAACCTCTGCGAATCAGGGAGACGACTTGTTGAACGGAGCCGTTCCAGGATTTCACGCTTCGCACCGAGGACCAGCCGATCGTATAGGGCTCCCCTCTATGCTTCTCGATGAATGCTTTGTCGGGATAGGCGTCTTCCAAAGCAATGCTCTCGTTCCCTACGACCGTATTATCGGAGAATCTGACGGCATACAAGGAATCGATCAGCGGAAACGCATTCTTGATCTCCTGAAGCTTCGTCATGACCTTGTAATCGATAAGCGGGTCGCTTGCCGCATCGTGCTTAAAAAAAACCATGATCGGGTTATCGGCGTTCATCTCGCTGCTAGTCTGCAGGAAAATGGCTTTCAGATGATTATCGAGCGATTGTTTAATGCTGTTGTCGATATACTCGCTCACCGTCTGCAATTCTTTTTGGTTCCGTTCGGAAAAGGACAGTAGAAAAGAAGTAAACACCAGAGCCAGCACAATAAGAAACAGCGGCAGATAAGAGAAAAGCAATCGAAAAAACCAGTTATGGATCCGGGCCGCCCCCCGCCACCTGAAAACAACTGCCTTTTCCAAACGTAATCCCCCTTTTCATGACAAAAAAGGATTCAAGTTCGATTGGCTTCTATTTCGACTTTTCCTTCCTCATTACCTGCCGGTTGGTAAAAAACGGT
This genomic window from Paenibacillus humicola contains:
- a CDS encoding alpha-L-arabinofuranosidase C-terminal domain-containing protein — translated: MKKASVTVHPDYKIGKVDKRLFGAFLEPIGSWVYGGIYNPKHQAADDMGFRRDVIDAVKEFDLPALRFPGGNWVSGWDWKDSIGPVENRKVQLDLSWFQIEPNIIGHDEYLEWTKRVNTDPMYTINLGTEGIKSAAHLVEYSRHPGGTYWSDLRRKYGHSDPYPIKTWYLGNEMDGHWQIGSWEKDPVGFGIRTHEISKMVKWIDNQAETVFAGTSDHHKHFPEWEMAALEQCYESVDYVSLHHYHSAPEGDIAAYLNISSVLEEYIKTTVAVCDYLQTKLRTPKKMYISFDEYGASFGRQSEVLFGRRGWQDVTKSYAQFAPRDNVFTRYDPEHYVERRPSSHQMLNALAMASVMLTFLRHADRIKIGCMTGGIRNALAFNGAHVWKNASYYPYYQMNKLTRGGVSILPAVDGPTFNTEQFALSGSNQCHAYENVQAIEAAAVQNEERGEVSIFIVNRGIEDDIEVNLDVRGFDGYKLSGHIEMYTGDLQQGNSFERQDAIQPMNNTGTKMEKGKVSAVTKKLSWNVIRLTK
- a CDS encoding alpha/beta hydrolase: MMKEYRNIPYKQAETRTLYLDLFLPEEKNPPLIMWIHGGGWKELNRTWNLAMPMLEKGYAVAAVDYRYSDEGQFPTQMLDLKEALLFLKKHAGQYGYNGETIAVSGDSAGGHLSALLGVSAGKRDWETAEGDYSVQAVVDMCGPTSLPLSYQDKEEKPNNGAAELLGAPVTSKEGLGLAAAASPLTYINGGEPPFLILHGSEDPSVSPEHSRLLRNALEKAGVPVMMYLIPGAVHAFGGRLVTDIMGEFLDYFLKGIKTVDTPAVEQEHHRAIPYVRKPKHESVPD
- a CDS encoding carbohydrate ABC transporter permease; translation: MEEARPLLKKGYRSGKRNNKLQSLDIILLVILTSFAAAIILPFINVVATSFATQQEYLKTTLLLIPSTVTFENYKAFFADGRIWIGFRTTLLILGLGLPINMFLTTSMAYGLSRPDFPFKRFLVYFVAVTMLFNGGIIPLYLLMKQLHLINTIWSVVLVYGVNSFYLIIMMNYFTTLPISLMESAKLDGAGEWRILFKIILPLSMPIIATIILFYAVDRWNEWFNAMIFIRRGDLVPLQLALRSIVIDSQISAQMNVSNVQTEQFSQGMKMAAVIVTMLPVMFVFPFLQRHFVKGMLIGAIKA
- a CDS encoding ABC transporter permease, encoding MENIIAEKKKASLIEKNQASLIRRIWKSRESYQLMLPGIVWYVIFAYIPMYGLFLAFKTYKANLGIFGSPWVGFVNYDYVFRDPAFMESVWRTLWINAGRILFEFPLPIILALMLNELRLGRYKKVIQTIYTFPHFLSWIIVSIVMINSLDTQGIVNGIIKMLGGHEVNFLGSAKIFQPLLYVTDNWKSSGWSMIIFLAAIAGIETEQYESAQLDGATRMQTMWYITLPGIKSTIVVMLILTVGNLMTAGFDQIFNLSNAATAKAGEILDMYIYRVTFQSAADFSFSSAVSLFRAVINLALLLFADRVCKWLGSEGLFPSAKKSVRT
- a CDS encoding ABC transporter substrate-binding protein, producing MKKRMKTVCLVATAVPMLLGMAACSGKSGNGNEGKTQAQNGKSAIDLSKHVSFTYASVQAIDGVDYTKGDALAKYYSQKFNYDMKVSALNWDNWDQNLRIWINSGDMPDVAVYNFNYPDAASFVEQGLLKKLPDDWKTRWPNVAAVYNETSLGPEMEKKFGGTYFLPRARFMHNLPGDPLPNHPSLYLRTDWAKAVGFPVKSAYTTSEIIQYGKLIKEKDPGHAGAKLIPLAEDTASAVDLFVGRNSTYYQGFYKDKDGKYKWGGASPDTLNGLKLLSEAYRSGVLSKNFYTVKNQEHGSYFNVNGTAGAVFTQAPTSNLQTYYDDFKTNTKLDPYQNIDMATVLGDDGHYHQTDLINYWGTVIFNPNLSDDVFDRYMDILDYNSTPEGDIITNMGLKDVDWTYDGSGKVKSLYDPVKEGKPLGGTTGKYPSNGYLLGSMILFDDFAFDNPNYDQRVRDISKQLYADRVKMGTPDTFPKVDWDLYTYDSPAMRRAQFDYDTEYANLVTMPGDIEANWQNWVKSKMPLIQPVLDELNAKLAK
- a CDS encoding right-handed parallel beta-helix repeat-containing protein — its product is MRTDIGTVTKEKDFTAQLPDGRMFPFWETESAYDREIHVDNRHPQASDDNCGSALKPFKTINAAAQAATPGTRVLIHGGVYRETVQPAVGGESPERMISYEACEGEEVIVKASVEVNGFKPSEGWNLRRGPRDNTVIPDGIKVWEIELNPDDFKGYNPFCAVNIIHDRLFIEFDKTDMTPYLNRRGMVFIDGKPMRQVPLYYQLAQNENAYWVEANGQKVHIRLAGDDDPRNHTVELSSREQCFAPKVPFLSYIRVKGLTLAHAATGAPVPQRGSLSCYRGHHWIIEDCVIDWSNTVGIDCGNECWHHTPIDGQIKGNTIIRRNTIRDAGVCGIAGIGSTNLLIEDNNIVGTGWQRMELSWEAGGIKLHNAIDALIRRNVIKKCYGCDALWLDVGNENCRITSNLFLDGIDSREHIFIEMTRDKENLIDNNILWNVEGRYDRNAVPAEPGSSGWYKNTELTVKNGYGIYLEGTDRLRMVNNLIGNCQKAGFFAKVVAFRISKRGGTSRENKLFNNLFYNCGEAAIILPNRHNEAEGNAYAKMPGGFLRVMYPEPEMCLDLATWQEFCDFDLSGCMYEADITINSDDLTMEVAFKSGAPKVRADSKVNTDYFGNDVQGNRMAGPIADLNDKKARFSIDPRMTAGQN
- a CDS encoding helix-turn-helix domain-containing protein, with product MEKAVVFRWRGAARIHNWFFRLLFSYLPLFLIVLALVFTSFLLSFSERNQKELQTVSEYIDNSIKQSLDNHLKAIFLQTSSEMNADNPIMVFFKHDAASDPLIDYKVMTKLQEIKNAFPLIDSLYAVRFSDNTVVGNESIALEDAYPDKAFIEKHRGEPYTIGWSSVRSVKSWNGSVQQVVSLIRRGFPSPSDSGMLVINIKLASLGSFIEQLTGSNYPYVRITDKDGQPIVGTTGSGKNEAVAETVSSYTGWTYSIRWLDRKAPIIYNTVPKLWMMVMVLASLFGIAGIVYATYRNYRPVRAITSLIDEFTRKEAVRITRGFPNEMKYIEHVIHTLIDRSLESRELAEHRFFRDLLDGTKRFGDSWKSAHNRLNKILPDSRFTVIVIGIDHFSQFVEKYSQRDQELLKYVLKSMVQEMLQEHRLANWAEWTNSRQLACIVAQPSDVDARILYAKIVEWVHANLRYTVTIGVGHDVMHADDLGASHAEAIRALQYKAAHGINRVIEAVEISGETVPISRYFTLTRSVAEALRVSRQDTRLKLRGLFEAMRRDRIDQESLKQIVKDLVIQLEQEIGAACDRNANSPTLEEYRLEEAETVDEAEEMADEVAEAVFSHMDSVRETRHHRAQLEQIRSFVVRHFSDLSLSLDLLGRRFEINPKYISRLFKDEFGINFVDFVINLRIEHACGLLVNTDRSVQEIAEMSGYTSPISFRRTFKKVTGLTPGEYRMRKKE